The Amycolatopsis umgeniensis DNA segment GTGTGCACGGACGCATGCGATTCGGCCAGCAGCGCGAGTACGGTGACCCCTTGCGGGGCGAAAGAATGCGAAACGACCTCGCAGACCGTCGCCCCCGCCTCGGTCACCGCTTCGGCGAGGGTCTTCTTCAGGAGCACGGCGTCGTCGAGCAGCGACGGCTCGATGCCCTCGAACTCCGCGAGGACGTGACGGCCGGCGAACCGGCCGACGAGTGACTCTTCACCAGGCATCGGCGAACCTCCCCACACAATAGGTGCGCAACGGCTCGATCCCGTTGAAGGCGACGGACGAATAGCTGGCGGTATAGGCACCCGTGCCCGGGATGTCCAGCCGGTCACCCGCCTTCAACGACCTCGGCAGCGCGCACGGCGTCCGCTGGTACAGCACGTCGTCACCATCGCAGGTCGGTCCCGCGAGGACCACCGGCCCTTCCGGACCCTTAACGCCGACGGCCTCCAGCCGATACGCGACGGCTTCGTTCTCACACTCCGCCATTCCGTTGTACCTGCCGACGTCGAGGTACACCCAGCGGCGTTCGTCGGCGGCGGCGCGGGTGGTCACCAGGACGACTTCGGTCCTGATGAGACCGGCGTCCGCGACGATCACGCGGCCCGGCTCGAGCATCAGTTCCGGTCCGGGCAGATGCGCCGCGAGGGCGTCGTGGATCACCGCCGCGTAGTCCGGGAGAGACGGCACGGGTTCCCGGTGCTCGGTGGCGAACCCGCCGCCGATGTTGAGCCGCTCCAGGCGGACACCGGCTTCGGCGGCGACCTTGGCCGCCGTCGCGATCCCGATCTCCCAAGCGGTCGGATCCGGTTGCTGAGAGCCGACGTGGAACGCGATTCCCGGGCGCAGCCCCGCTTCCATTACTTGACGGAGCAAAGTGGCGGCCACCGCGGGCTCGCAGCCGAATTTGTGCCCGAACGGCGTGACCGAGTCCGGACCGCCGGTCAGCAGCCGGACCGAAACCAGCGAGCCGGGCGCGTGCTCGGCCAGATTCGCCAGATCACCGGAGGAATCCGTGGTGAATTCACGGACTCCGCGCGCGTACGCGAAAGCGATGTCCGCCGGTTTCTTGATCGTGTTGCCGTAGGCCAGTTCCGTCGCCCGCGCGCCCCGGGACAGGCACAACCCGATCTCCGCCGTACCCGCCACGTCGAACCCCGCCCCGGTCGACAGCACCGCGTCGAGCACCTCGGGAACGGGGTTGGCCTTGACCGCGTACCGGATCAGCGCGCCCGGGAACGCCGCCGAGACCGCGGCCGCACGCTCCGCGACCAGGTCGGTGTCCACGACCAGGCACGGTGTCGGCGGCTCACGATCCGACAGGAAGGCGCGGATCCGGTTCAGGCTTGCGGTCACGAGCCCCAGGGTGTCAAAGGCCGATCATCGGGGCGGAACCCGGGGTCACGCCCGGGCGTCGTCCGAGGCCTGTGTGGGCAGTTCCACCCCGTGCTCGGCGGCCAGTCGCTCCAGATTGGCCAGATCGGCGCCGACGGCGGAGGCACGGTCCTCATCCGAGTCCCGCCTGGCGATCCGGACGTCCTCCCTCGCCTGCCGTACCCGGTCCCGCAGATTCACCGCGAACTCGCTCATCGTGCACCCCCGATCTCCCGCATCTTGTCTGCTTTCACCCTAGGACCCCTCGAATCGGTCACCGACGTGATCTGTGTCATCACGGGTTCGTTCGTGTCGGAGTGAAGCAGTATGACGGCAGGACCCGGGTTTCGCAGATCAGCGGCGGACGACTTTTTCAACCGGCTCCGGCACGGCCGCCCGGCGGCCGATCACCGCGAGCGGGACGAGGGCGCACAGACCGCCCGCGATGGCGACCAGAACGTATCCACCCAGGCCGAACAGATGCCCGGCGAGGAGGCTCGCCGCCGCCGAGGTCCCCCAGACGAAGGCGTCGACCGTGCCCTGCGCCCTCGCTCGCTGGGCGGGCGGCAACTCGCGGCTGAGCATGCCGCTGCCGCCGACGAACACCAGGTTCCAGCCGTAGCCCAGCAGGAACATCGCGACCGGGATGCCCAGATGAGGCGAATCGGGCGCGCCGATCGCGGTGACCGCCGCGACGGCGAGTGTGCCGATCCCGCCGAAGATGGCCGTGCGGCCGCCCCAGCGGTCGGTGATCCAGCCGGACAACGGTGCCAGCGCGAACATCCCGATCAGATGCGCGCTCAGCACCCAGCCGACGACGTCGAGTCCCTGACCGTGCTGGTGCAACTGGACCGGGGTCATCGTCATCACCGCCACCATGGCCACCTGGGCGCCGACCATCGCCACGAGCGGCCCGAGGATCACCGGGTTCCGCACGGACATCCGCTCCCGCCGCGGCACACCCTCCACCGGGGCGGCGAGCCCACGCGGCAGCGAGGCGACGGCGGCCACCGCGACGGCCACGACGAGTGCGCCCGCCAGGATCGGACCGGACAGGGCGGGCAGTTCGGCCGCCTCCGCCCGCGCCGCGGCGGGCGCGATCAAGGCGGGCCCCGCGACCGCGCCGACGGTCCCCGCCCAGACCATTGTGGACAGTGCGAAACCCTTGCGGTGCTCGGGCGACAGGTCGGCGGCCGTGTACCGCGAAAGCTGCGCCCCGCTGTTGCCGAAGCCGATCAAGGGCATACCCGCCACCAGCGCGAGCACGGACCCGCCGAGGACCCCCGCGAACGAGATCAGCGCGCCCGCCACAGCGGCGCCGTACATCAATACCAGGACGAACCGCCTGCCGTAGCGGGCGGCCAGCGCTCCCGACGACAGCGAACCCGCGGCGGAACCGAGTACCAGCACGGCGTTCGGCAGCCCGCTCCACGCGGCACCGGCGTGCTCGACCACGATCAAGGCCGCCGTGGTGGACAGGCCGACGACCGCGGTGCTGAGGCAGGCGACGCCCATGAAGAGCGCGAACATCGGTTTCATGATTCAAACCTAGGGATTCCGGAGGCTCCGGCGAATAGGCTGACGAAGGCCTCGCGGGGGTGCGAGGCGCATCATGAAAGGAATCCGGGCGCGATGACCTTACGATCGGAAAGAGCGCTGGACGACCTCGACTGGCGGCTCGTCGAAACGCTCCAGAGCGACGGGCGGCTCTCGTTCAAGGAACTGGGCCGCCGTGTCAACCTCTCCGCACCCGCCGTCGCCGAACGGGTCCGGCGGCTGGAGGAGGCCGGCGTCATCACCGGGTATCGCGCCCAGGTCGACGCGCGCCGCGCCGGGTACGACCTGCAGGCGTTCGTCGAGATGCGCTGCTCGCTCGGCAGCTGCCTGCTGCGCACCAGCAAGTCGGAGGACTACCCCGAGGTGGTCGAACTGCACCGCCTCAGCGGCGACCGCTGCACCATGCTGAAGGTGCGGGCGGTGTCGCTCGAACATCTCGAGGGCCTCTTCGAACGGCTGGGC contains these protein-coding regions:
- the speD gene encoding adenosylmethionine decarboxylase, yielding MPGEESLVGRFAGRHVLAEFEGIEPSLLDDAVLLKKTLAEAVTEAGATVCEVVSHSFAPQGVTVLALLAESHASVHTYPEIGSVFVDVFTCGDRADPERAVALLAKMLGAGTVRMSTVERGEN
- a CDS encoding type III PLP-dependent enzyme, which gives rise to MTASLNRIRAFLSDREPPTPCLVVDTDLVAERAAAVSAAFPGALIRYAVKANPVPEVLDAVLSTGAGFDVAGTAEIGLCLSRGARATELAYGNTIKKPADIAFAYARGVREFTTDSSGDLANLAEHAPGSLVSVRLLTGGPDSVTPFGHKFGCEPAVAATLLRQVMEAGLRPGIAFHVGSQQPDPTAWEIGIATAAKVAAEAGVRLERLNIGGGFATEHREPVPSLPDYAAVIHDALAAHLPGPELMLEPGRVIVADAGLIRTEVVLVTTRAAADERRWVYLDVGRYNGMAECENEAVAYRLEAVGVKGPEGPVVLAGPTCDGDDVLYQRTPCALPRSLKAGDRLDIPGTGAYTASYSSVAFNGIEPLRTYCVGRFADAW
- a CDS encoding MFS transporter codes for the protein MKPMFALFMGVACLSTAVVGLSTTAALIVVEHAGAAWSGLPNAVLVLGSAAGSLSSGALAARYGRRFVLVLMYGAAVAGALISFAGVLGGSVLALVAGMPLIGFGNSGAQLSRYTAADLSPEHRKGFALSTMVWAGTVGAVAGPALIAPAAARAEAAELPALSGPILAGALVVAVAVAAVASLPRGLAAPVEGVPRRERMSVRNPVILGPLVAMVGAQVAMVAVMTMTPVQLHQHGQGLDVVGWVLSAHLIGMFALAPLSGWITDRWGGRTAIFGGIGTLAVAAVTAIGAPDSPHLGIPVAMFLLGYGWNLVFVGGSGMLSRELPPAQRARAQGTVDAFVWGTSAAASLLAGHLFGLGGYVLVAIAGGLCALVPLAVIGRRAAVPEPVEKVVRR
- a CDS encoding Lrp/AsnC family transcriptional regulator, with the translated sequence MTLRSERALDDLDWRLVETLQSDGRLSFKELGRRVNLSAPAVAERVRRLEEAGVITGYRAQVDARRAGYDLQAFVEMRCSLGSCLLRTSKSEDYPEVVELHRLSGDRCTMLKVRAVSLEHLEGLFERLGKHGEIRSSVVLSTQYEGRPVGPPVEDFLKATRSEGWSV